CAAGTTAATTACTTTTGGCTGCTAGCCAAACTAGTGCGTAAATTTGCAGTGGACGACTACTAAGTTAATGCCAGCCTAAATTGCCAGGTTAATTTTACCTAGTTGTGTAATTTGCAGAGTATGATTACAAAGTTACATGATTACAAAAGTTAATTATGTTTGCTTGAACATCTAAAGTAGTGCTAAATTGCCAGGTTAATTATTCCTAGTTGCCAAAATTGCAGTACATGATTGATGTTAATTTTTGCACAGTTGCCAAATTTGTCGGACTTGGATTTCTGTTTGTAGAATCCATTTCGGTCTCCAAAATTCCCATTGCCACTTGCCTTCAACAAATTGATGTTGACAGTTCTGTTGTAACAATGCGATGAATCCAATCACCGAATCACTCAGAGAATGGTTCACATGCAGAAAATCCAAAATCAAAGAGATAAAAATTCTGACAGATGGAGGTGTAGGGAGAGGAAAAAGTAGGAAAGCAAACCGCCGGACTCGTCATCGCTCGCACACCAGCTACCACCAGCTACCACCAGCTGCTCGTCAACGGCGGCCTGCTCCTCGCGCTTATCGACGACGGCATCTCCGTCTGGTGCTCGACGATGCACTCGTCGCAGCGTGCTCGGTGGCGGTCTCCCTGTGCAAGCCTACGATGACTGCCTCCTTGCGGTTGTTGACGACGGCATCTCTGCTAGGTGCTCGATGGCGTACTCGTCGCAGCGTGATGGTGGCGGCCTCCCTGTGCAAGCTGACGATGACCGCCTCCTCGGCGCGTGCTCGGTGACGGCAGCGTCCCCGCCGTTGGGATGGAACTTTGTTCCTCGCGGTCATTGTCCGGTGCCTACCGCAACATGCGCTCGTTGTCAGCGGCTGCCCCCGTTGTCTGCTGCCTCCCCAACATGCACACGTCGGTCGTGGCCTCCCCCGTCGCAAGCTTGGCCTTGTTGGTGTCCCCGCGGTAGCTGCGGGCGCATGCTCCTCGTGTACTCGGTTGCGTGGGCCTCCCCTGATGCCCACTTGACCTCGTCGGCGTCCCGCGCTAGCTGCGGGCGCATGCTCCTCGCGTACTCGGCAGTGGCCTCCTCCTCCCGTTTCTCTCCGGCACAACGCTCTTCGAACCTCCTGGCGGAGATTGAGTGGACGAGAGCAGCTCACGGAAAGATTTGGCACATGCGGGATCTAGTGGATAAGGCTATAGCGGTTGGTAGATAGGATTTTTTTTCCGAATTGCGAGTTGTGTGGCGCTTCCATATAGATTTTCCCAATAATAAAACGAAGTGGTTACTTTAAAGCTGATCTTACACGTAGCACACCTTAGGAACAACTTTGTCTTTTTGTCCAACTTTTCAGCTTGTCATTTGATTTCTATTTGGAGATAGGGCCAAAAGTTTTTTTTCCCATATATGTCACTTTAGCAAAATAAATTAATCCTACCTTCTTAAGAGACGGTTTACATTTCTGCTAGTCTAACTGTGCTTAACTGTTAGACTGAAAATAGCAATAGCAATATCTCCAAAATTTCTCTTAATTTTACAGTAACGACTAATATATTATTCCATAGAAAAAGATGGATTCTTTTACGGAAATCTGCGATTTATGTTCCTCTGATAGGAGTATCAGTTCGATGGTTATCAGAGTTGTAAAGAAATATTCAATATGTTATTACTCTGTTTAAACCTTTTTGCAGTATGAACTGAACCGGATTTTGAGACTTGTGATCTTCATCATGCATTCCTCGACATACCATAATCACAACTGTTTTAGTTGGTTCGTGGTATTGTCATAATTATTTCCTTCTAATTATGCAGCTTCTGCGCTCCGGAGCACAAACAATGACAGACATAATGGAGCTAGTTTAAATCCAAGAAGGATTGAGAAAATATTTTCTCATCCTCGCCAGCCTCGGTCTCGGTCTGTCAggcctagactttgtttatcaatagATACTGACTCGGAGTAGCTTGGACATCTAAATGTGATAGTTGAGTTTGCATTGGCAAGCCTTCCAGAAATCCTGATTTTTACCGAGGGTCATCAGGTTATTCTGGTTGATGTAAAGAGAAACACACGCATAGATGCTTTGTTGCCTCACCTGGTCTACAAACTTCCAAGTGTTTCACAGGGGATCTGCATAGAGGACTCTGACGGTGAGCTTATCCAATCAATCATCTCTTTCTGTAGTGTTCAACTTCTTTGACAAGCAGTCCATGCAGTTTCTTTTATGTCatacaataattcaaaataaagctCAATAAATAGAAGAAAAGTCTGTCGCCACTTCTATTAAATAGTGCAACATGAAGTGGATGAATATTATCTCCCAATGATATTTTATGCTTGGGTTTGCTTCTGAACTTTGATAAACTAGTCTCTGTTATGTTATTTTTCTTGATATCTGAAGTTTAGCTGGTAGCTTGGTTAGCGCACACGAAGAAGACACTGTCAATGTTTTCTAATCTTGGATTGGTTTGACAATGCTATTGTCTGATTGGTCGCCTAAAAGCTGCTCAATTGCCATATAAGCTGTTTGATTTTATTATGGAAGTAGTTCAGCTTTCATATATGCAGTAACTGTGATACTCTCTCCGTCTAAAAATAGGTCTCACTTTTGTCTAGATTTGGATGTATGTAAAcgtattttagttatagatacatccgtatctacacaaAGTTAATACACATATTTTTAGACGAAGGTAGTATTTGTCATCTGAGAGTTATGATTTGAACATTGCATGCAACAGTAACCTCCCTTGTTTGTTTTGCTACTGTATTGTCGAAGCCACAGGGCAAAATAGCACATAGATGCATGTAAATTTTCTATTAAATTATTTCAGTGAGTTTATCTATTTGTTAATTATTTGGATGAGTTTATCTATTTATTTTTAGTGGTGACTTGCGTATTTCTACATTTTATTAGTGTTGACTTACGTATTTCTATGTCTGCTAGGTTGGTATAGAATTTTTTCTAACTGGGAATCATGTTAATGTGGCTACTGGAGCAGCATGTACATTTTTGACTTTCTTTACTGGAGAGATGGAATAGGGAGGCCGTCCCTGGATGCAAGACTGTACATGTGGATGTTTGTGTGTACCATCATTGTATTTAGGGCTCGAGGCACTAATTTTTGTATTTAATGGAGAATAAATTATTTCTGGAGTGGCGGTCAATAATCCGAGCCCTTCAGTTTACTTGCAGCTGTGGATTCATCTGTGTTCTGCAAAGCATGGCAAGTGATGGGTGTTGTATTTTACCGAGTCCCCGACCAAGGGTTCTGGTAAGCAGACTTCAGTGGTTAAACATTCTCATGTCATGATGTTTCAGCCTCGCCTCTACTGGTAAGCATGACGTACTCTTCAGTTTTGTCATTCCAGTACTGGCGTCCTGATGGTTCTCTGAAGTAGGCATATACATTCTTTTTCAAGTTTGCGTTTATAAAAGATGTAGACCTGCTTTGTGATCAGCAAAAGAGTTTTGCTCCATGGTCTGTAGTAGATTGTGGTTCAATTGTATAATCGAGTGCATATGCTCCTGGCAGCCGACCATGGTCAACACATGTATTGCCAAGTTTTGGCTGTCATCCTTGTCATGTGATGTATGGAGACAGATACATATGTGCATTTTCTATCCAGTAATGTGGTGATGATCAAACGAGGGGTGAGGGTTAGTACTTACTACTTCAATAAGTACACTCCCTCTAATCCATAATTGGTGTAGCTGATTTAGTCATCCAAAAGTACTATACTTTGTACTAAATCAATGACACTTATTATGTATCGGAAGGAGCAAATTAATTCATCTACCACTACATCAGAAACACAAAATCACCATTTCCGTTTAGTGTGAAGACGGAATTACCGTCAAAAAATCATCAGTCCCTTTTTGAGAAAGTTGATATGTATCACTCCATTGTTCTATGTGGATTGGTGCTGCCGTGATGGTATGCAGTGATACTTCGTGAATCATCTCCCCCAAATCTGAAAAAAAATATGTCTATACATGTTTGAGCATGACCAACACTTGTAGATCTCGAGATGACAGCAATGACTTACCTCTTATGCTGATACACTAGGACGTACGATACTGATTACTCTACTAATCAACTGTCTAAAAAGGGATCAATCTTGTAAGCTATGCTGCCTCCTTGCACTCACTGGCCTGCAGGTCAACTTGTGCACCCTCCATCCACGTGTCCACGACGCATGGTCGGTCTGCTGAGTGTTAAGTAGATTCTTCCATCGTGCTTGCAAGTCAAACCTCCTATTTATCTCTGTGATTCTGTTCTTACATTGGTTAGTCCAGAGCATATATTTCTTGTGCAATGTACaagagtttttttttttgggaGATCATGTAATCTAGCTGGAGCAGAAGCGTCACGGTCACCATGTTTTACCTTATCTAGGAGCTGCAGCTATCACGAATACGAGATGGCTGGCTGCTGCAAACAGGGGCATGAAAGTGATTGCTGCTCGGAATCTCCTTGGCACAAACAACGTCTTTTTGCTGCTCAAACATTGACACGGTTACTACTAATTTCTCACGGCGGTACTGTTGCAGTACACGAGTTAATTTCAGCTGTGCTGGAGAGTGACACGCATGAGTGCAATGAAGCAGGCAGGGTGTGCAAGTTCGTTTTTTTGTTACCTAGGACAATCTCATTCATGGCACTTTCAAATCTTGCAAAGTACTTATGTAGTAGTACATGTACTGTACCAAATTACTGGTATAAACTGTACTGTACTGGTGCTACAGATGGTTGAATTAAGATAAAATAGTTCATACAGTACTAGTAATGGCGCCAGGAGAAGGATTTACAGCGTGATTGAAACCTTTTTCTACAAGCATCTTTGCCCGGAGGCAGGGCAAGGAGATTGCATCTACCCACAGGAAATTACATCTTACTACAGTTCTAAACCTCATTAATTAATCGACAGCGACAGCAACACAAAAGGAAAACCTTACTAGTATACGGGGAATAGCCTGGGTCCCCACCTACTCAGTGACCGGTCAAGGCCACCGGAGCGGCGGACACCGGCGACAGCGGCGGCGCGTGCCTCCGGCGGCCGCTGCCCCCGCCGTGGGCCCAGAAGCACCCAGAGGGCGCCGCTTCGGAGCCGATCCCGGCCGCCATCTTCGCCGCTGCGGTTGTCGCCGGCTCCGACTTGCATCTCGGCAGCACCAGCGGCCGCGCCGACGAGCACCTCAGCTCCTcggcctcttcttcctcgtcgtagTCGTCGCTTTCGTCCTCTTGTGCTGCGCGCGCCTCTTGTTGTTCTTGTTGCTCCTGCGCGGCGCTCGCGAGCATCTCTTGCCACTTATCGTCGTCGTCCCTTTCCACCGGCACCATCTCCGGCTTGCGCGGAGAGGGAGACGCCCGAGCTGACGCCGTTGGGGTGATCTCCACCGTTTCCTGGACCGGCGAAGGGGCGTTGGCGGCGGCGAAACGGGCGGTGAGCGGGGACGTGCGGTTCTGCGGCGCCGACCGGCAGCGCATGAGGAGGAGCGCGTTCTTGGGCGGCGTCGTGGTGGCCGACGACGCAAGCTCCGCCACCTCCCCTGCCTCTTCGACTTCCTCGGCCGTGTGGCTGTTGATCCCCGGCTCCTCCCCCTCGTCTGTCTCCACCGAGCAGAACACACCGACTCCCACACCCAtctcttcatcgtcctcctcctcggcaCGGTCGCTCCTCGGATCCGGCTGCTTgggcgcggcggcgacggccacGTCCCTGCTGCTGAACACCCACGGCGACCGGCGGCTCCGCTCCGACACCGGCGACGGCGCCTTGTGCTTCCGCCCGCCACGGTCGAACCCGAACAGCCCGCCGCAGAGGAACGCCTTCTTGAGGCACCGGCAGTACCCCCTGGCCTTCTCCGGCGTGGACGCCctggccggcgccggcgccgacggccccttcttgccgcccttcttcccCTTGCGCATCCGCACCTGCCCAATGCACGTCACCTTGGGCGACGACGGCTCCCCGTCCGCCCCCGCCGCCGCGCGGCTCCTCCGGGACACGAACATGGGCGACGTGGCCGGCGCGCGCCGGGACCGCCCCCCGCGCCGGCTCTTGCTGAGCAGCAGCCGCGCCAGCCCCGGCGGCGCcggcagctgctgctgctgcttctcCGCCCGCCCCGGGCTCGCCGCCGGCTGCTTCATCCCGCCGCGAGCTAGTGGAGAATGGCCAGCGAGAGTGTGTGTGTCCCTCTCGCGGTGCCGCCCACGAAGCGGTGGAGGTTATAGATGGATGCGTCTAGGCGAGCGGTGGCGCGGGTGATTTAGTCAAGATGCGGCCACTTGCGGTTGATTAGTGACTGATTAATCCTGCTTGCTCAGTGAGGCGTGTCTGGCTTAGGATTCTCTGATGTGATAGGACGTGTTTGCCTTGTGTGACAAGATTCAGTCATGCAATATATTCTACTATGCCATTTTTTTATACAAATTCCTCCATTTCAAATTAAGTGTAACAACTTTGGTTAGATTTTACTGCTTCCTCTGCCAATAAATAGATATATCTACACATTAATATTGGAAAAGATCTAGTTCTGCGAAACAACCCTAAAATTCAAATCCATGTCGTTTGTACCCTGCACTTACGAATCCCAGTCTAAGTTGAACCCTGGAGGTGTTTTCTagacaaaaaaaaattaaatccTAAGTTGCTACACTCACTGAGTGTGTTGGCACATGTCATATCTATCTACTACCTATGCTCTTCAAAAAATGTCGCAATTCGCTCGGATTCGTGCGATGCTGCAGCCATGAGGAGGGGATAAGCCTGACCGGTCCGGCCTTATTTCTCTGGTTCTCTCTATCGTCCTCGTCGCGCTTCTCTCTATCATGATTCATTTCGTTGAACCTCTAAAGGTTGAAAATAGATTTTTTTCCATCTATATTTGACCAATTCTTTTGAATTGGAGGGAGTACTACTTCTTCCGCTTCAAACTAAGTGCATAGTTTCTAAAATGAGTAAACTTGCAACATAAAATATGTCTAAACATATCCGTATCTAGATCAAATATGATaaggggtgtgcgtgtgtgcgctcATAGGGATGAGATCTGCGTGTGTATGTGGgcgcctgcgtttgtactgtgtttttcaaaaaaatatgacAACGTGTTTGATTTTCACGTGGTGCCAAAATGGACCGAGCCAAGTCTAAATTTGCCATAATTAGAATTTATTTTGGTACTAAAACTAGTACTACTACAGTATTTACTTGAGATTTTTCACATGATTTCATCTTATTTTGAAACCACTACACGTCCTATATCTGAGATGTGGGCATTTATTACAGTTTCGTGGGCTTGTCCCCCTTGTGAGACCCACCTTCGATTTTTCAGCTCTGACCCCTCCTTCGTGGGGAGGGAGGAAGAGTGGTGTAGTGGTGAACGTGACAGGAGGTGGTGACAAGTGAGGGAAAGGGACGGTTGGATGTGATTTGAGCACTGATTCTTTTGCCCTCTCCTTTGCCTGCCTGCCGTCCTTTTCTTTTCTCGGTTTCATCCCAGCCTGACAACAAAGCTCCTTTCATTTCACATCCATCCATCGAGTTCATTCACCTCTGCTCTCTCGGGCTTGCTGCCACTGCGGCTGCTGGTGGCTCAGCTTGAAAATCAAATGTTATATGCACCGCTACACCTGACCTTCAGGCGAGATGTGAGTATTTGGAACCTAGACATCTTTGTGAGTGCATGTTTGATTCATCCACTGTCAAACCTTTGAAAAATTCCGATTTACAAACCCTATTTTTAAAATACGTTTCGTCAGTTCGAAGGCAGCATGAGTTACAACTTTGCATTTTCGTGTTTAGGTTATGAAAACGACATATCAATATCATTTTCTGAATGATGGTGTTATGCATAACATTTGGATCAGACTTCAATCCACATAAAATTCGGAGGAAATCCCTTGCACCGCTATTCGATTCCAGATATCTTCTGAGTCGTtctaattcaaatgaatttcaagatTTTATACAAATTTTTGATCTTTAGGATTTTTTTTGTACAGATTGCTCTAGTTATCGCATTAGAAATAGTTTCCATTAGCCACTTTGCATTCAACTCCATAGATATTTTCATGCACTATCAAAATTCCGATGGGCTAGGGAATTCACCATGTTATGTTGTGTTTTTACCAACCCTATTTTTTTAAAAATGCTTTCTTAGTTTGAAGGTAGCATGGCTTGCAACTATGCATTTTCTTGTCTAAGATTCTGAAAACCACATATCAATATATCATTTCTTTGAatgatggaatcatgcataacaaTGTCAAGGTTGATGAATCCCTATGATTGTTTCGTGTTTATTGCAACGACCCTCGTGGGGGTGTATATATGGAGAGGTACATGATTTGGAGGGAAAGATGCCTAGACTTTGGATAGAAGAGGATCCTCGTCTACCTCCAATTATACAGGCACTATATGATGCATGAGGACGATATATACCATTTAAAGAAAGAACAAACGGAACTACTTCACATACAATCTTTGGTGTTTGATTTCTGTAAGACCTGGAATCGCAGCAATGTCTTAAAAATGACTGGTTGATCTGCAGTGTCATATATATATTGTACCAAAAAAATGCCGTGCGTATAGCAACATTCAAGAAAAATGGCTTTGTTGGGGAAAACTTTCATTGACAAGACCCCAAcgagagatacattatttgtctaaaATCTAAATGCATGACTACCATTTGATTGCTTCTCCTATACTTTTGGAGTAGTAAAGAAATACAGACGAAATGTTTTGCTTCATCTAAgatatatttttggtgttttgccaatccttttttttctttcaaaatgTGTTGCCAACCCTATAGATTTGAAGGAAGTATATGGCTTGCAACTTTGCATCTTCTCGTTTATGGTATCCATGGTTTTTGAGTCGCCGACTAATCGGCGACTAATCGCCGACTATTCGCCGAGTCGTCGTGGCGTGGCTGGGTCGCGCAGGCGACTTGACTCACGGAGCAAGTCGCGCCACATCACTGGCTCAACGGCGACTTCCTACGACTATACAGCGGCTCAGGAGGAGAGGCTCGAGCCGCCACCGGATTTTAGAGAGAAAGGGGGAGAAAGTGCAGAGCTCAGGAGGTTGCAAGGCCGGCGGCGGTAGGAGGAAGGAGAGGGTCGCGCGGCGAGGCTGcctgtgaaaggacacggatgtcgcctagaggggagggtgaataggcgatttaaaacttttacgagatgggcttaacaaatgcggaataaaactagcgtttactttgtcaagcccaaagcctatatactattgttcacctatgtgcaccaacaacttattctaagcaatgcaagcaagtatgtgatagcaagatatatataacttcaagcacgatggctatcacaaggtaaagtgcataagtaaagagctcgggtatagagataaccgaggcacgcgggagacgatgatttatcccggagttcacactcttgcgagtgctaatctccggtggagaggtgcggttgcttagtgctcccgaacgccacaagaggctcaccttgaggtgtggttgctcgatgcacaccaacgccacaaaggcctcaccccaagatgcggtactcacaccacacaccgaacgccacgaaggcgcctcacctaaatctccggtgaccctcgccacaaaggcctaggtcacggttccactaagggatttccttcgaggcggaaaccgggccttacacaaagattggggcacacatccacaacttaattggaggctcccaacaaatcgccacaaaggcctagaatccgtctagggttccaagaacccaagagtaacaacctacttgctttcaccaccacgaatcaccgtggagaactcaaaccgatgcaccaaatgcaatggcaagaacaccacaaagatgctcaagtccttctctctcaaattccaacaaagctacaaaagctattgggggaataagagaggaagaacaaaggaattcacaaagaacaccaagatcaagatctagagagttccactcacaaagagatggatttgattggtagaaatgtagatctagatctcctcttccttttccctcaaatggattcaagaatcattggaggagtagagggatgtggaaagctctcaaggtcagcaatggtggagagccaaaggaggaagaagaagtgaggaggaagaggaggaagaaggccttaaataggggcctcagatttctgcccgttggggcaaAAATCGCGACAGGCAGCGATGCCGGCCTtgtgccaccggcagtgccggggtggccggcagtgctggccattttccaccggcagtgccggggtggccggcagtgcagGCCTtgcgccaccggcagtgccggggtgctcccggcggcagttccggcggcagttccggccccccagtttttgcccaaacacccgatacgaaaactttaagaacttttgcatccggactccgattttgatgatcttgggctcgtttcgaagctagtaacaagctctacaagatcatgcagggaaccatcatagtccagtaaggtaggatagaaataaaagacgaaaggtttgacctgtctaaaaaagacataccggtaaaacctccaacctcgaaaatgcaacaagttgagttaggaaactcggatttaggtgaaaccaattttgttgtaaagggtatgacaagagctacccaacaaagagtgaaaagcttaagaacaagtggggtaggtttttctatgtattttagagtgaaacctctcaatacgagaaaccgagaaaaactccaatatcgaaaacgcaacaagtgattcatgcggaatccgttttcgatgaactagagcttgctatggaagtaaccacaagctctacatcaccatatggataagatccaaataacaaccaagaaagatgatgatgaaccaaactcgaaaacgcaacaagtgatctatgcgaaatccgttttcgatgaactagagcttgtcatgagaataagcacaagctctaaaacatcacatggataagatccaaataacaaccaagaaagatgatgcaaggatgcaaaggtttgagctctctccgaatgatacgatcgagttactcactcgagagccctcttgatagtacggcaactaaactataaaccggtctccaactacactatgagaccggtgagaaagaaaccctatcaagagcaaaccttaaacttgcgcattccacttgagctcgatgatgatgatcttgaccgcaacaagatggaacgcctttcttgcttgtgtttgctagacgaagtcttgtagattgctcccccataaaccaccatgggagagcttcttcttcggcgcaacttcacatatccatgatcaccatatggatgacaagagtcaatcaaaggatctcttcgagatggctcatcttgaactagcacttcatttctccatggcaagcttcaagcttatgatctcttcgagttggctcatcttgaacttgcacttcaattcttcattcttcatcatgttgatgtcttgaagtaacttgagggcacacttcatcttcatcttcaagacatacttgacacttgatatacttcatcaatttcttcttattgcaaccttgaagccaacatatggttcaagaattgcctatggacaactcctacaaatataactcaatgcaaacattagtccatagggattgtcattaattaccaaaaccacacatgggggctccatgcactttcaatctcccccattttggtaattgatgacaatctctttgagagggtttatataaggaatttaagtaacaaataagttgaatatatagagcaaactcccccataatatatgcatgtgtgaatgatcttgactttcattgcatatattggcattcaaagcctagtggagtttcctctaaatattcaactatgcaaagcaacaagatgcaattcaataaaggcacatgcttaagcacaaatcaaagacataaccaaattcccttaaaccctccaaacttctcccccattggcaccaattgccgaaatgggtgaaaaatttagaaggccaatatagtgagagttcctccatagcgtgtgcatttctcataatttgagtggaatcaaatgcacatatccaatgacgaatattcggaaggaatcacactatagataggatcaaagattgcaaaaagataacaaagtcaagaagcttcaacaaatgaagcaagcaaccaaatgaaccacaaagaggataccaaaagaaagatagatattatgataagatcaagaagattgctctaaataatatgaggaagctccccaaggtttgtgcacaaaactagacaatttgcattggagtataaagtgcacaaacatggaatcatcactcccataatatcattcaaaaacaaaagataccaagtgaatcaaactctaatgatcaccacaagatagtgctctaaatcaaatgaggaagctccccaaggtacatgcataaattaaaatgttgtatttgaatacaatatgcataacatggaatcctcactccctcatttgaaacacaaacatttgtaatagatcatagatagaaaaataagcttaacacttgcaacaaacaaatagttgagcaacaagtaagaggcacgataataaaaaggctcaaccaagaggatatgtgaaaggcatgataaagcatattataagactattacaaggatgagcaaaaagcaacatcatagtcttcaatgaattatattgcttagcatgaccaatcaacacgcaataaataaataaaatatcaaaaggagatgtatcatctcttatgtgtataagtttcactaagtgggcaatatcacaaagatatttatccacaaagaaacatgcacccacaaaatagatacgcaagaaatatagcatgatatccaagacgaagtcatgcaatataccaataagaatttttgcttaatagcatggccaaaggctcaattttatcttattgtacattcatgaacttcaaccacaaacacatcaaagatatcacaaatatcaacaagggaaagaagatagttgagatactttgagaggagcaacaagtatcacaagaaAGGATACCACAacaaataactcaatttgcactttcatcgatattgcacatgtgtgagacttgaggaattgatatgcaataaaattgctagataggcatagttgggatggatgaatcatgagcatgatttagtatacttcccaacaaatgcactcatctcaaattactcacattcacaataaagaggattcattaagacttttgccaaaaagcacaatatttgcaaatcaagaaattcatgccaagatgcaaccataaggttggatacaagaaaagtatgcatgagaagatacttgttaccaagatagcattggtgtggatgtagtagatatgtgttcgttgaccatcctagcttgcctcaagttaccattgagtcaccacttattcccaagagtgagacaagcatccaatgcatatccattgtacctaacacaaagggaaagtacaaaaaggtccccaaactaattgggtccgaagtagttagacacactacaaca
This Lolium perenne isolate Kyuss_39 chromosome 1, Kyuss_2.0, whole genome shotgun sequence DNA region includes the following protein-coding sequences:
- the LOC127325767 gene encoding uncharacterized protein is translated as MKQPAASPGRAEKQQQQLPAPPGLARLLLSKSRRGGRSRRAPATSPMFVSRRSRAAAGADGEPSSPKVTCIGQVRMRKGKKGGKKGPSAPAPARASTPEKARGYCRCLKKAFLCGGLFGFDRGGRKHKAPSPVSERSRRSPWVFSSRDVAVAAAPKQPDPRSDRAEEEDDEEMGVGVGVFCSVETDEGEEPGINSHTAEEVEEAGEVAELASSATTTPPKNALLLMRCRSAPQNRTSPLTARFAAANAPSPVQETVEITPTASARASPSPRKPEMVPVERDDDDKWQEMLASAAQEQQEQQEARAAQEDESDDYDEEEEAEELRCSSARPLVLPRCKSEPATTAAAKMAAGIGSEAAPSGCFWAHGGGSGRRRHAPPLSPVSAAPVALTGH